catgcaaactccacactgacAGAACCAGATCTGAACCCAGGAACCTGGTGCTGTGAAAGGACTGCAGTGCCATGTGGCCTGGATTTGAATATccagtatttatttcatttttccaaCTTGCAGGGTTAAAAACTCTGTGACATGATTAAACACTATGGATAAAAACAGTGCACACTAtctagtatatactgtatttatttggtAGAGGATGATCTTAACTGTACTTAACTAAGTcttatttttcagtgtttccCAGCCCATCAGACAGcaataatgataaaaaaggGAATCAATGCTGTGCATCTTGCAGTATGATTCATAGATAACTGTACTTTAACAACTTATTTATTAGCAAGAAGTaacatcaatatactgtaggtactgtaatgatttattttgttttatgacCATAGATTAAGTGAGAAAGTCAAAAGCTGAGAGagttgtgtgtgggggggattaGTTTGCTAGGGAAACCTCCCCAGTAGTGAGAATATTTCTTTCTGAGATTGATTCAGAAAAAATCCAGACTAAGGAAACATTCCTTTCAATACAGCAGGAGCTGCTGAATGCTGTTCTATTccattttttgttattgtaagcatctgttttagtttttactTTCATCCAAAGGAAACCTTGAGTATTATAAGAGCAAAATAATATTGATTAATAGTAGtcaattttaaaagcaaagcaaCATAATCCATTCATTCCATTTCTAACCATGTCTTCTCATTCGGGATCACGGGGGGAGCTGTAGTTCAGCCAAtggagcaacaggcacaaggcagggtacaccctggacaggacaccacacagacacggacatgcacacacacaccagggccaatcttcccagaagacaattaacacaCCATATATTTTGGACAGGGGGAGGAAACCcaaacaaacatggggagagcatCCAAACACTACATAGACACCACTCCCAGAAGTGGGATTGAGCTCGTGGCCCCATCACTGCAATGTAACAgcgctaaccactgcaccactgtgctgcccttagagcaatataataataattgtttttttacgtTATGCTCACCTTTTTACAAGAGCTGCAATGGTAAGCAAACTGTTTCTCAAAACAGGGGACACAAAAGTAGCCGTTATCTTTAGGGATAAAGGACTTGGTCCCTATGGGTTGTTGGCAACGATGGCACAGGAAGCAGGTCTCATGCCAGTGGTTCCCCTTGTACTCCATTTTGCGAGAACCTGTCGAGAAGGAGGAACCAAGTTAGACTTCATACCATGTGCGTATGAGACATGCAAGCTTAAAGCAGAATGAGTCTTCATGTTTCTTTTGATTTCTGACGTACTGCTATGGTATAAAGCTTCACTGTAGTACTGCAGATAATGCTATGGTAATGCGACACAGTCCTGGGGGGTTGCTGAACAACATGTATGAATTTAGTTGTTCATCTTTGACTCATCCAGTGAGATTGAAGTTATTCTTATTTACTGTACCAGGCATGATGGTTTTCTTGCAGGTGAAGCACTTGGAGGAGTACTCATTGGAATAGCACTCTGTGCAGAGAAGAAGGTCATCTTTCACAGCAAAGGGCTTCTCCACCAGAGACCGGCTACACTTGGCACACTTGAAGCACTGCTCATGCCAGTGACGATCCTTGTACGAAAGATCCTTTGACACACGAAACGAGAAAGGATAACCACTTTAAATTCAAAGAAAGTGGTAAAGTTACTCTGAATCCCTGCTTGCTTGCTTTGTCAGGAAACTTGAGAGCTGTGGGCTCATGTCTCCAGTGTGGGTGCTGCGGTTGTGTTTTTGATAAAGACACTTCTCGCTCGGTAATGTCATAGAAACTGCAATAGGCTGTGGCCAATACTAGAAGGTAGAAGGCTTGTGAAGGAATTTTACAAATACATACACAGCACATTATATATTAAATCTTACTGCAGGTGATAAATGTGGCTGAAACATTTTTGAAACATAGTAAGATATACTTTCATGCAGTAATTACACTAGTTTACACTGTTACTTTCTTCGCATTTTAGCCAGGGAAAACCAagcagaatattttttgttgtgtcACAtatatccattcatccattttctaattgctttatcaGATCTACAGGGTCACGGGGAGCAACCTCCCAAGCATATCCCAGCAAACACCAGGTGTGAGGctagatacaccctggatgagatgccagtccatcaaaagtttcatatatatatgcattattttatattatttcattGTGCATTCATACATTTTACTTCATATATACTATGGCCCACCACAGTAACTCTTAAGAGAGGTTTAGAAATGTTCAAAGCTCCAGAGATGCTAATGCACAATTTGTACACCATTCATATTGAATTGCGTAGAAACCTACCCTATAGTTACATCCAATTGGCATCATACAGTCTTCACAGCAGTTGGAAAATAAATTCTCATAGCACTTGGTACAGTACTGGGTTTCatctttcaaaatatatttttttcccagcAGTGAATCCTTGCAGTAATGACAGTCAAACCGTTCAGCTGACATTTTTGCAGTGAAGTAACTATCAACAAGAGAAAAaggaattatacagtatgttcatgaaGCATTCAAAACAATATCATCAGCATCAACTGCAATAAAATCGCAAAAAATCATCAGGAACATTCcaaaacagggagaacatacaaactccacacagatagatccccagtccagaattgaacccagggcttcaGTACTGCAcgacagcaatgttaaccactgctctACTGTGCCACCCTTGTTCCAGTGTTCATCTGTTCAAAAACATAAGAACTTTAGCATTTAGGTGTGAGAATATCCCAGATCTGACTAAAGGTCAGTGCTGTATAAGTTCCCACAGTGTTAATCCAGCCTTTAGTTTTACTTGGCTGGAATCACTGATGTGACTTTTGATGCTTCACATGGTCTTTGAGGACAGATGTAATTCCATTATTTTGATTTGGAGCCACTGGAATGAAATCAAACTAGTGTGAGTACTGTGTATAATAGATCTCCCAGGAACACAAGGAAAGGAGGGGGACAAATTAAACAAGCTGCTCAGTTTACTATCTGTTTAGTTACTCTGCATGTTCCACATTCTCGTGGACAGTGAAAATTGAGCTGGAAACTGAATTTGCAATGCAACAGGGAAATGCAAAGCTTATAAACAAGAGGTATATTTATCCTCATAAAACATTCCTACAATATGTAATGACAGCCAAGAGCATTGCATACAACTCTTGTCGTCAAATCATTGTTGCTAAACTTAAATTATGCCTTTCCACTCTGATGACTCTTGTTCAGATCAATTTATCGAACGTTGCTATGGCTATCCATTTTTAGGTTAATGCCAAAACGTATCTAGAAATTCCTTTCCAACGTTCCCATTACAATctacattttgattaaaacacatttttagctTTCATTTTCTAGCTTTCCACAGCATATTTAATTCAATTTCttatttaatgatttttattttataacctACCTCAATTTTACAAAGTAGACATACTGAAAATCAGAACCTGTCTTGTAACTGAGACCAATTTAACTTAAGACAACAGGAATATGAAGTGTCATTCAGTGGATTAACAGAAAAATCTTCACAGTGAGCAAATTAAAGGACTAAATAAGACTTTAGCCATGCTGAATAAAAATGTCATCaaccttgcaatgtttaaaatAGCAGTTATTTAAAAAGGCCAAGTAAAAGAATAAAGACACACTTTTCCtttgaattaaatttaaaacttcAGTCAAATGTATAGGTCATTATAAAATCAAGAGGCTAAATTGGAAGGATACATCTTGTACGAGCCTTCTTTTGAGCATTTGGTATGTGCAGTGCAAAAATACTACTTGAAACAGAAGTCAGTGTGGAGTCAATATGGAGTATGAAACTATCAGGCAGTCAGTAAGGCAGGACGTAGATTATAGATTAAACgtaatgtatatttatataataaacaAGAACTttagaacagttacaaatgacaGAAGGAATCTG
This genomic window from Lepisosteus oculatus isolate fLepOcu1 chromosome 2, fLepOcu1.hap2, whole genome shotgun sequence contains:
- the fhl5 gene encoding four and a half LIM domains protein 5, coding for MSAERFDCHYCKDSLLGKKYILKDETQYCTKCYENLFSNCCEDCMMPIGCNYRDLSYKDRHWHEQCFKCAKCSRSLVEKPFAVKDDLLLCTECYSNEYSSKCFTCKKTIMPGSRKMEYKGNHWHETCFLCHRCQQPIGTKSFIPKDNGYFCVPCFEKQFAYHCSSCKKAITTGGVTYNDKPWHRECFLCIGCKKQLAGQRFTSRDQFPYCLDCFSNLYAKKCAGCTKPITSLAGVKYISFEERQWHSECFSCMKCSVSLVGRGFLTHRDDVLCTDCGREK